Proteins from a single region of Haloarcula laminariae:
- a CDS encoding Brp/Blh family beta-carotene 15,15'-dioxygenase gives MATRTARETLRPLVFASGWAGLAVAVLPSLAGFRLPVVVQYAPLVASALLLGLPHGAVDHLAVARTRGRRPDRRAVLRVVALYVAVGGAYAVGWFLAPAAAFALFILVTWFHWGQGDLYALVALADADHLRSRAQRAGTVAVRGGLPMLVPLLAFPEWYRRVATTLVGLFAPDAVAALSPAFRPDVRLALGVGYGAVVLVTLGVGYARARDRRPWRLDAAETLGLAAYFAVVPPVLAIGVYFCLWHSLRHIARLLLVDAEATAALRASEPTAAFARFARDAAPLTLVSLALLAGLALVVPNRPETVPEWVGLYLVFIAVVTLPHVVVVTIMDREQGVWA, from the coding sequence GTGGCGACCCGCACCGCCCGCGAGACGCTCCGGCCGCTGGTGTTCGCCTCGGGATGGGCCGGCCTCGCCGTGGCCGTCCTCCCGTCTCTCGCCGGCTTCCGCCTCCCGGTCGTCGTCCAGTACGCGCCGCTGGTCGCCAGCGCCCTCCTGTTGGGGTTGCCCCACGGCGCCGTCGACCACCTCGCCGTCGCCCGTACTCGCGGTCGGCGACCCGACCGGCGAGCCGTCCTGCGTGTCGTCGCCCTCTACGTCGCCGTCGGTGGCGCCTACGCCGTCGGCTGGTTCCTCGCGCCCGCGGCCGCCTTCGCCCTGTTCATCCTCGTCACGTGGTTCCACTGGGGGCAGGGTGACCTCTACGCGCTCGTGGCGCTGGCCGACGCCGACCACCTCCGCTCGCGCGCCCAGCGCGCCGGAACCGTCGCCGTCCGCGGCGGCCTCCCGATGCTCGTTCCCCTGCTCGCCTTTCCCGAGTGGTACCGGCGGGTCGCGACGACGCTCGTGGGTCTGTTCGCCCCCGACGCCGTCGCCGCGCTCTCGCCGGCCTTCCGCCCGGACGTCCGCCTCGCGCTGGGCGTCGGCTACGGCGCCGTCGTCCTCGTGACCCTGGGCGTCGGCTACGCCCGCGCCCGGGACCGCCGTCCCTGGCGCCTCGACGCCGCCGAGACGCTCGGGCTCGCCGCCTACTTCGCCGTCGTCCCGCCGGTGCTCGCCATCGGCGTCTACTTCTGTCTGTGGCACTCGCTGCGCCACATCGCCCGCCTGCTGCTCGTCGACGCCGAGGCGACGGCGGCGCTCCGGGCGAGCGAACCGACCGCCGCGTTCGCCCGCTTTGCCAGGGACGCCGCGCCGCTCACGCTGGTTTCGCTCGCCCTGCTCGCCGGCCTCGCCCTAGTCGTCCCGAACCGCCCCGAGACCGTCCCCGAGTGGGTCGGGCTCTATCTGGTCTTTATCGCCGTCGTCACGCTCCCGCACGTGGTCGTGGTGACGATAATGGATAGGGAGCAAGGCGTCTGGGCGTAG
- a CDS encoding 50S ribosomal protein L15e, with translation MARSAYSYIRDAWQTPKEGKLAELQWQRQQEWRDEGSVVRIERPTRLDKARSQGYKAKQGVVVARVSVRKGSARKQRHKAGRRSKRQGVTRITRRKNLQRVAEERAARVYPNLRVLNSYSVGQDGRQKWHEIILVDPEHPAIQNDDDLNWICEPDQNDRVFRGLTGAGRRNRGLSGKGKGSEKTRPSIRSNQGKGK, from the coding sequence ATGGCACGAAGTGCATACTCGTACATCCGAGACGCATGGCAGACCCCCAAAGAGGGGAAACTAGCTGAACTGCAGTGGCAGCGCCAGCAGGAGTGGCGCGACGAGGGGTCGGTCGTCCGCATCGAGCGGCCGACCCGACTCGACAAGGCCCGCTCGCAGGGGTACAAGGCGAAACAGGGCGTCGTCGTCGCCCGCGTCTCCGTCCGCAAGGGCAGCGCGCGCAAGCAGCGACACAAAGCCGGCCGGCGCTCGAAGCGCCAGGGTGTCACCCGCATCACCCGCCGGAAGAACCTCCAGCGCGTCGCCGAGGAGCGCGCCGCCCGCGTCTACCCGAACCTCCGCGTCCTCAACAGCTACTCCGTCGGCCAGGACGGCCGCCAGAAGTGGCACGAAATCATCCTCGTGGACCCGGAGCACCCCGCCATCCAGAACGACGACGACCTCAACTGGATCTGTGAGCCCGACCAGAACGACCGCGTCTTCCGCGGTCTGACCGGCGCCGGCCGCCGGAACCGCGGGCTGAGCGGCAAGGGCAAGGGCTCGGAGAAGACCCGTCCCTCCATCCGCTCGAACCAGGGCAAAGGCAAGTAA